Proteins encoded together in one Musa acuminata AAA Group cultivar baxijiao chromosome BXJ3-6, Cavendish_Baxijiao_AAA, whole genome shotgun sequence window:
- the LOC103986644 gene encoding SH3 domain-containing protein 1 isoform X1, producing MEAIRKQASKLREQVAKQQQAVFKQISVRFSHDSSLVDEAELQCQQKLQMLYASTKAAKHLQRDIVRGVEAFIAISSKQMEIVNKLAEDCCKYGTKYQDFGFPLASAALNFGTSHSMMEKERANLLTILGDQVYEPIRAMIIGAPLEDARFLTYRYDRIRQDVEAQTAEVLRRQLKSKEVVKTTDVSAKLQHAESKLQELRTTLSALGREATAAMMAVEDQQQQNTFNHLLAMVDAERAYYQSVANILDKLHDEMVQMKDNHGSVRQAATIETIQNDDSKTSQSHHVSVTQAATTEIMQSQTGNEDSNMSPSHQESVTQAATTETVQRQTGNEDSKRSQSHHVSVTQTATTETMQSQTGNEDVKTSRYHHESVTQTATTEMQSQKDDNDSKASRSGDFQVNGQNPMYFVAQVIHSFDAQADGELSLSVGDYVVVRQVAPNGWSEGECKEKAGWFPSAYVERRDKAPASKVIKTH from the exons ATGGAAGCGATTCGGAAGCAGGCTAGTAAGTTGAGGGAGCAAGTGGCCAAGCAACAACAG GCAGTCTTTAAGCAAATTAGTGTTCGTTTTAGTCATGATTCTTCTCTTGTTGATGAAGCTGAACTTCAATGTCAGCAAAAACTTCAGATGCTATATGCTTCTACAAAAGCAGCGAAG CATCTTCAACGGGACATTGTACGTGGTGTCGAGGCATTCATTGCTATTAGTTCTAAGCAGATGGAAATAG TAAACAAGCTAGCTGAagattgttgcaaatatggaaccAAGTATCAAGATTTTGGCTTTCCTTTAGCATCTGCTGCTCTAAACTTTGGTACTTCTCACAGTATGATGGAGAAAGAGAGGGCTAATCTTCTCACAATACTTGGAGATCAG GTCTATGAACCAATACGAGCAATGATAATAGGAGCCCCTCTAGAAGATGCCCGTTTCTTGACTTACCGTTATGACCGGATTAGACAAGATGTGGAAGCACAG ACAGCAGAAGTTCTTAGACGTCAATTGAAGTCCAAGGAAGTTGTTAAAACCACAGATGTTTCAGCCAAACTTCAACATGCAGAATCAAAGTTACAAGAACTGCGGACTACTCTATCAGCATTGGGCAGAGAAGCAACTGCTGCTATGATGGCTGTTGAGGATCAACAACAACAGAATACTTTTAATCACCTGCTTGCAATG GTTGATGCTGAGAGGGCTTACTATCAGAGTGTTGCCAACATTCTAGATAAACTCCATGATGAG ATGGTCCAAATGAAGGATAATCATGGGTCCGTGAGACAGGCTGCAACAATTGAGACCATACAAAATGACGATTCCAAGACAAGTCAATCGCATCATGTGTCTGTGACACAGGCTGCAACAACTGAGATTATGCAATCTCAAACAGGAAATGAAGATTCCAATATGAGTCCATCTCATCAAGAGTCTGTGACACAGGCTGCAACAACAGAGACTGTTCAACGTCAAACAGGAAATGAAGATTCCAAGAGAAGTCAATCTCATCATGTGTCAGTGACACAGACTGCAACAACTGAGACCATGCAATCTCAAACAGGAAATGAAGATGTCAAGACAAGTCGATATCATCATGAGTCTGTGACACAGACTGCAACAACTGAGATGCAATCTCAAAAAGATGACAATGATTCCAAAGCAAGTCGATCTGGCGATTTCCAAGTAAATGGTCAGAATCCAATGTATTTTGTTGCACAA GTTATCCACTCATTTGATGCGCAAGCTGATGGAGAGCTAAGTCTATCAGTTGGTGATTACGTTGTAGTTCGCCAG GTGGCACCTAATGGATGGTCTGAAGGTGAATGCAAGGAAAAAGCTGGGTGGTTTCCATCCGCTTATGTGGAGCGACGAGACAAAGCTCCAGCAAGCAAGGTGATAAAGACCCACTAG
- the LOC103986644 gene encoding SH3 domain-containing protein 1 isoform X2 — MLYASTKAAKHLQRDIVRGVEAFIAISSKQMEIVNKLAEDCCKYGTKYQDFGFPLASAALNFGTSHSMMEKERANLLTILGDQVYEPIRAMIIGAPLEDARFLTYRYDRIRQDVEAQTAEVLRRQLKSKEVVKTTDVSAKLQHAESKLQELRTTLSALGREATAAMMAVEDQQQQNTFNHLLAMVDAERAYYQSVANILDKLHDEMVQMKDNHGSVRQAATIETIQNDDSKTSQSHHVSVTQAATTEIMQSQTGNEDSNMSPSHQESVTQAATTETVQRQTGNEDSKRSQSHHVSVTQTATTETMQSQTGNEDVKTSRYHHESVTQTATTEMQSQKDDNDSKASRSGDFQVNGQNPMYFVAQVIHSFDAQADGELSLSVGDYVVVRQVAPNGWSEGECKEKAGWFPSAYVERRDKAPASKVIKTH, encoded by the exons ATGCTATATGCTTCTACAAAAGCAGCGAAG CATCTTCAACGGGACATTGTACGTGGTGTCGAGGCATTCATTGCTATTAGTTCTAAGCAGATGGAAATAG TAAACAAGCTAGCTGAagattgttgcaaatatggaaccAAGTATCAAGATTTTGGCTTTCCTTTAGCATCTGCTGCTCTAAACTTTGGTACTTCTCACAGTATGATGGAGAAAGAGAGGGCTAATCTTCTCACAATACTTGGAGATCAG GTCTATGAACCAATACGAGCAATGATAATAGGAGCCCCTCTAGAAGATGCCCGTTTCTTGACTTACCGTTATGACCGGATTAGACAAGATGTGGAAGCACAG ACAGCAGAAGTTCTTAGACGTCAATTGAAGTCCAAGGAAGTTGTTAAAACCACAGATGTTTCAGCCAAACTTCAACATGCAGAATCAAAGTTACAAGAACTGCGGACTACTCTATCAGCATTGGGCAGAGAAGCAACTGCTGCTATGATGGCTGTTGAGGATCAACAACAACAGAATACTTTTAATCACCTGCTTGCAATG GTTGATGCTGAGAGGGCTTACTATCAGAGTGTTGCCAACATTCTAGATAAACTCCATGATGAG ATGGTCCAAATGAAGGATAATCATGGGTCCGTGAGACAGGCTGCAACAATTGAGACCATACAAAATGACGATTCCAAGACAAGTCAATCGCATCATGTGTCTGTGACACAGGCTGCAACAACTGAGATTATGCAATCTCAAACAGGAAATGAAGATTCCAATATGAGTCCATCTCATCAAGAGTCTGTGACACAGGCTGCAACAACAGAGACTGTTCAACGTCAAACAGGAAATGAAGATTCCAAGAGAAGTCAATCTCATCATGTGTCAGTGACACAGACTGCAACAACTGAGACCATGCAATCTCAAACAGGAAATGAAGATGTCAAGACAAGTCGATATCATCATGAGTCTGTGACACAGACTGCAACAACTGAGATGCAATCTCAAAAAGATGACAATGATTCCAAAGCAAGTCGATCTGGCGATTTCCAAGTAAATGGTCAGAATCCAATGTATTTTGTTGCACAA GTTATCCACTCATTTGATGCGCAAGCTGATGGAGAGCTAAGTCTATCAGTTGGTGATTACGTTGTAGTTCGCCAG GTGGCACCTAATGGATGGTCTGAAGGTGAATGCAAGGAAAAAGCTGGGTGGTTTCCATCCGCTTATGTGGAGCGACGAGACAAAGCTCCAGCAAGCAAGGTGATAAAGACCCACTAG
- the LOC135640364 gene encoding uncharacterized protein LOC135640364 produces MYSVALLQSLLVSHPHLRVQNRRATSPSLCLRRLEVTAKPRRGFRPSAALRRPASDGSPATTNSFLPLLSLTETFRRHLGLLVHLAAAAAFLIGFGARASTPASAAVAPPTVVSSSVNETESSDAIIEQSAENEELKAALEAWKSKTYALTVPLRIVALRGSLPPSWIKDFIQVQGRRLHMNLEYRGGLESIFSDLSSASDKGHLQPKSAMAADIISLGDSWLNFAIIRGLIEPVKHIEEQEWFKNLSNKWKVHLCRNDKGELDPNGYIWGAPYRWGPMVIAYKKEKFRRHNLRPIEDWSDLWRAELAGKVAMVDSSREVIGAVLKYMGSSYNTKDVETQVVGGRKAVLHNLRVLQRQVRLFDSVHYLKAFSSGDVWVAVGWSSDVIPVAKRMSNVAVIVPKSGSSLWADLWVIPYATRFKTDKIGGRVRSPSPLIYQWLEFCLQIASALPFQQEVIPGASPIAFEQYPGGPTESTKGKPKLDTNLVDGVPTPEILAKCEFLEPLSEKAVEDHEWLISSMDKSGSGWIRNILYSSSALFNSRGGHKKS; encoded by the exons ATGTATTCAGTGGCTCTCCTTCAGTCTTTGCTTGTTTCTCATCCCCACCTCCGCGTTCAAAACCGTAGAGCGACATCTCCCTCCCTGTGCCTTCGAAGGCTGGAGGTTACTGCGAAGCCGAGGCGCGGATTTCGGCCATCCGCCGCCCTCCGTCGTCCAGCGTCGGATGGATCACCGGCGACCACGAATTCTTTCTTACCGCTGTTATCTCTCACCGAAACCTTCAGAAGGCATTTAGGCCTGCTGGTTCAccttgccgctgctgctgccttcCTCATCGGCTTTGGCGCCCGCGCCTCTACCCCCGCTTCTGCCGCAGTTGCTCCCCCTACCGTCGTCAGTTCGTCAG TGAATGAAACGGAGAGCTCCGATGCGATCATAGAACAATCAGCGGAGAATGAGGAGTTGAAAGCGGCATTGGAGGCTTGGAAGTCGAAGACATATGCTTTGACTGTGCCGCTAAGAATTGTTGCCCTTCGTGGATCCCTGCCACCTTCGTGGATTAAG GATTTCATTCAAGTGCAAGGAAGGAGATTACATATGAACCTTGAATATCGTGGAGGTCTTGAATCCATCTTCTCTGATTTGTCATCAGCTTCTGATAAAGGTCATCTGCAGCCAAAATCAGCCATGGCAGCTGATATTATTTCCCTTGGTGACTCCTGGCTGAATTTTGCAATTATCAGGGGTCTAATTGAACCTGTTAAACATATAGAAGAACAAGAATGGTTTAAAAATTTAAGCAACAAATGGAAG GTTCATTTATGCAGGAATGATAAAGGAGAATTGGATCCAAATGGTTATATATGGGGAGCCCCATATCGTTGGGGACCTATGGTAATAGCATACAAGAAGGAGAAATTTAGAAGGCACAATTTAAGACCGATTGAG GACTGGAGTGATTTATGGAGAGCTGAGCTCGCTGGGAAGGTTGCAATGGTTGATTCTTCTAGGGAGGTCATTGGTGCAGTGTTGAAATATATGGGATCATCATACAACACCAAGGATGTTGAAACCCAAGTTGTTGGTGGGAGGAAAGCAGTGCTACATAATCTAAGAGTGCTTCAAAGGCAG GTTCGGCTATTTGACAGTGTTCACTACCTAAAGGCATTTAGTTCAGGAGATGTATGGGTTGCTGTAGGATGGAGTAGTGATGTTATTCCTGTTGCCAAGCGTATGTCCAATGTTGCAGTGATCGTTCCCAAGTCAGGGAGTAGTCTATGGGCGGATCTATGG GTGATACCTTATGCTACCAGATTCAAAACCGATAAAATTGGTGGCAGAGTCAGAAGTCCGTCTCCACTAATCTATCAGTGGTTGGAGTTCTGCTTGCAAATCGCGAGCGCATTGCCTTTCCAGCAGGAAGTTATCCCAGGAGCTTCTCCCATTGCCTTTGAGCAGTATCCAGGAGGACCTACGGAATCCACAAAAGGGAAGCCTAAATTAGACACAAATCTAGTTGATGGAGTGCCAACACCTGAAATATTAGCTAAATGTGAGTTTTTAGAGCCATTATCGGAGAAGGCGGTAGAAGATCATGAATGGTTGATATCGAGTATGGACAAATCAGGTAGTGGTTGGATCAGGAACATCTTGTACTCAAGCTCAGCATTGTTCAATTCCAGAGGGGGTCATAAAAAGTCATAA